From one Triticum urartu cultivar G1812 chromosome 3, Tu2.1, whole genome shotgun sequence genomic stretch:
- the LOC125547914 gene encoding MADS-box transcription factor 29-like — protein sequence MGRGRTEMKRIRNDVTRRATFGKRRRGLLKKARELAVLCGVDLGLLVFDDGGAGKLFDYCSPNTSWSELIQRYESITNHKFQFQGIDHDDDDQQPLADLRRERDRLEASVRRQTGEDLPFAATAAELDDLEQRLECVLGEVREMKDKLLEQQLAESYHKVHILEDQNSYLRRMMGEEGQQRAAVEASSVAPKLPAMAFGGSFPEEEEKEELTALRLWPRQLPDV from the exons ATGGGCCGCGGGAGGACGGAGATGAAGAGGATCCGCAACGACGTGACGCGCCGGGCCACCTTCGGCAAGCGCCGCCGCGGCCTGCTCAAGAAGGCGCGCGAGCTCGCCGTGCTCTGCGGCGTGGACCTCGGCCTCCTCGTCTTCGACGACGGCGGCGCCGGCAAGCTGTTCGACTACTGCAGCCCCAACACAAG CTGGAGCGAGCTAATTCAGCGCTACGAGAGCATCACCAACCACAAGTTCCAGTTCCAGGGGATagatcatgatgatgatgatcag CAACCGTTGGCGGATCTGAGGCGTGAGCGTGACCGTCTCGAGGCCAGCGTGAGGAGGCAAACCGGAGAAGATCTGCCATTCGCCGCGACGGCGGCCGAACTGGACGATCTGGAGCAGCGGCTGGAGTGCGTGCTGGGTGAAGTCCGTGAAATGAAG gaCAAGCTGCTGGAGCAGCAGTTGGCCGAATCATACCACAAG GTGCACATCTTGGAGGACCAGAACAGCTACCTTCGCCGCATG ATGGGCGAGGAGGGGCAGCAACGTGCTGCTGTGGAGGCGTCATCGGTGGCGCCAAAGCTACCGGCGATGGCGTTCGGGGGATCCTTcccggaggaggaggagaaggaggagttgACGGCCCTGCGTTTGTGGCCGCGGCAGCTCCCCGACGTGTAA